In Halapricum desulfuricans, a single window of DNA contains:
- a CDS encoding DUF5795 family protein, which yields MSENRVVQGRMVTPKRLAELIEGESVMDAEAIEDADRACPECGGDVISVGYMLSVTSFVTGYKCQDCDWAATDDE from the coding sequence ATGAGCGAAAACCGCGTCGTCCAGGGGCGGATGGTCACCCCGAAGCGACTGGCCGAACTGATTGAAGGGGAGAGCGTTATGGACGCCGAAGCGATCGAAGACGCCGATCGCGCCTGTCCGGAGTGTGGCGGTGACGTCATCTCGGTCGGGTACATGCTCTCTGTCACCTCGTTTGTCACCGGATACAAATGCCAGGACTGCGACTGGGCGGCGACCGACGACGAATGA
- a CDS encoding DUF5794 domain-containing protein, producing MSSSQHPIALAIERQVGGATRLLATVMWLPLVDGVFPALVLAGAIDGVGGIFEVGLLVFGGSATVAVILADMDGGPHEQAPKVFAVGAVLVVVAGIEAALAPTIQSLLDLQTFQRFAAVVILAVAAKTASSRLGELLPRPAMIVALGLLASLEPASATLAFSTDPGLVVRGVAAGLVGATFALLVALAGPVLRGMVDLDRFRFGSAVALGMLPLSIFGLVPGDAPIALVVLALTALLAFDPDSTDKRASEPAITDGSGPRDDERDEVGDSDSDEQHRAPWL from the coding sequence ATGAGCAGTTCCCAACATCCGATCGCGCTCGCCATCGAGCGACAGGTCGGGGGTGCGACCCGACTGCTGGCGACGGTCATGTGGCTCCCGCTAGTCGACGGTGTGTTCCCCGCGCTCGTGCTTGCGGGTGCGATCGACGGCGTCGGCGGTATCTTCGAGGTCGGACTGCTCGTCTTCGGCGGCAGTGCGACCGTCGCGGTCATCCTCGCTGACATGGACGGCGGCCCGCACGAGCAGGCTCCGAAAGTCTTTGCCGTCGGGGCCGTGCTCGTCGTCGTCGCCGGGATCGAGGCCGCGCTCGCGCCGACCATCCAGAGCCTGCTCGATCTCCAGACCTTTCAGCGGTTCGCGGCCGTCGTGATCCTCGCGGTCGCCGCAAAGACCGCGAGTTCCCGTCTCGGGGAGCTGCTTCCCCGCCCCGCGATGATCGTCGCGCTCGGGTTGCTCGCGAGTCTCGAACCCGCCAGCGCGACGCTCGCGTTCTCGACCGATCCCGGACTCGTCGTTCGCGGTGTCGCCGCCGGGCTGGTCGGCGCGACCTTCGCGTTGCTGGTCGCGCTCGCGGGCCCGGTCCTGCGCGGAATGGTCGATCTCGATCGGTTCCGGTTCGGGAGTGCGGTCGCGCTCGGGATGCTCCCGCTGTCGATATTCGGGCTCGTCCCCGGCGACGCCCCGATCGCGCTCGTCGTGCTGGCGCTGACGGCACTGCTCGCGTTCGACCCCGACAGTACCGACAAGCGCGCCTCCGAACCGGCGATCACCGACGGCAGCGGGCCTCGTGACGACGAGCGCGACGAAGTCGGCGACAGTGACTCCGACGAGCAGCATCGTGCCCCATGGCTATAG